A genome region from Methanococcoides burtonii DSM 6242 includes the following:
- a CDS encoding PLD nuclease N-terminal domain-containing protein, whose protein sequence is MNKRMSEWAIIGLIIFFTILIGQLLWGIIAIATVFWIFMLCDCLQRNTEDFPSKGDNEKLIWALVLIFLNFIGAVLYYYLVRMQGLDGYNRKG, encoded by the coding sequence TTGAACAAGAGAATGTCAGAATGGGCAATTATTGGACTTATAATATTCTTTACGATACTTATAGGTCAGCTATTATGGGGAATTATTGCAATAGCGACGGTTTTCTGGATCTTCATGTTATGTGACTGCCTTCAAAGGAACACAGAGGATTTTCCCAGCAAAGGAGATAATGAAAAACTAATCTGGGCGCTTGTCCTAATTTTCCTGAATTTCATAGGTGCTGTACTCTATTACTATCTGGTCAGGATGCAGGGTCTGGATGGTTACAATCGGAAAGGGTAA
- a CDS encoding COG1470 family protein, with the protein MVYNKQNLRKTGIVLILIILLTVPTASADWSSIAVMTSITGKVVLPGDTVEFPITIEKGHNNSDEAWCSLSIKDKNDGWSAGFYDDGDQITCLTFPEDKNSPEEVILRVKPPIDTPNGAYTIWADFKPNDGDTISHEFVVNVDNEAVLDLDIYSDMPGLETRPNDPVEFYVTLENDYDHRVTADINVVEKPDNWDVEFLEEGNGKYRITKTSIAANDKQNFIVKVRPSTNSSDGTYPVIVDVALENSQMGVSQQLDLTINRGIEEEKMLTIFPESKSINLNPGSSREIVVNLRNSGDRTLNNVELKIQGVSGITTFVRSFGAIDELEPGESREIPVEIKVRADTSSDTKEILMRAVSDEAESEDERVEVSVVKSSSGGFIGIGMIIGALLLLVFIVSKFGRR; encoded by the coding sequence ATGGTATACAATAAACAAAATCTCAGGAAAACGGGGATTGTCCTCATACTCATCATTTTACTGACAGTCCCTACTGCAAGTGCAGACTGGTCTTCAATTGCGGTAATGACCAGCATAACAGGTAAGGTTGTCCTGCCCGGGGACACCGTGGAATTTCCGATTACCATTGAGAAGGGACACAACAATAGTGATGAAGCCTGGTGTTCCCTCTCCATCAAAGACAAAAACGATGGTTGGAGTGCAGGCTTCTATGATGACGGTGACCAGATCACCTGTTTAACTTTCCCGGAGGACAAAAACAGTCCAGAAGAGGTCATACTGAGGGTCAAGCCGCCGATAGATACTCCAAACGGTGCATATACCATATGGGCTGATTTCAAGCCGAATGATGGTGATACCATTTCACATGAATTTGTGGTCAACGTTGATAATGAGGCAGTTCTGGACCTTGATATTTACTCGGATATGCCGGGTCTGGAGACAAGGCCAAACGATCCGGTAGAATTCTATGTTACCCTGGAGAATGACTACGATCATCGTGTGACTGCCGATATTAATGTTGTTGAGAAACCCGATAATTGGGATGTTGAATTTCTGGAAGAAGGTAATGGAAAATACAGGATCACAAAAACAAGCATAGCAGCCAATGATAAACAGAATTTCATTGTAAAGGTTCGTCCTTCTACAAATTCAAGTGATGGTACTTACCCTGTTATTGTGGACGTTGCTTTGGAAAATAGCCAGATGGGTGTTTCCCAGCAACTTGATCTTACTATCAACAGGGGAATCGAGGAAGAAAAGATGCTGACAATATTCCCGGAATCGAAAAGTATCAACTTAAACCCCGGCTCCTCTAGGGAAATTGTGGTTAATTTGCGAAATTCAGGTGATAGAACCCTCAATAATGTCGAGCTAAAAATACAGGGTGTTTCTGGAATCACTACTTTTGTAAGAAGTTTTGGTGCTATAGATGAACTGGAGCCGGGTGAATCCCGGGAAATCCCGGTGGAAATCAAAGTGAGGGCAGACACGAGCTCTGACACGAAAGAAATCCTGATGCGGGCTGTAAGCGATGAGGCAGAAAGTGAAGACGAACGGGTGGAAGTCTCTGTGGTTAAATCAAGTAGTGGTGGCTTCATCGGTATTGGAATGATAATCGGAGCTCTCCTTTTGCTGGTTTTCATTGTTTCTAAATTCGGAAGGAGGTAA
- a CDS encoding winged helix-turn-helix transcriptional regulator: MRNLWIPFLIFILVCSPALASASEYEVVPYTSPERGMYEGGGFTGTLSFWELPLSLQIAYISGLLGASLIAYKFLPLLLGRIRQKCENPSRDRILYYITANPGSTITDIEKNLGIKRSNIRYHLKVLQFNNKITRFEKRNSVLLFKNSYKYTDTEKKIIFFLRNDTGKSILISILHEPGITNQDLTHAFDLAKSTVHWYIDDMHNEGLVDFENEGKYKRCFINPTIEVDLENIISEAAPIISAS; encoded by the coding sequence ATGAGAAATTTATGGATTCCATTTTTGATTTTTATACTCGTTTGCAGTCCAGCCTTGGCTAGTGCAAGCGAGTATGAAGTAGTTCCATATACGAGTCCAGAAAGAGGTATGTATGAAGGTGGTGGTTTCACCGGCACCTTATCTTTCTGGGAACTACCGTTATCCCTTCAAATAGCCTATATCTCCGGGTTATTGGGTGCCTCATTAATCGCTTACAAATTCTTACCCCTCCTTTTAGGAAGGATAAGGCAAAAATGCGAGAACCCCAGCAGAGATCGAATTCTTTACTACATAACAGCTAATCCCGGAAGCACAATAACTGATATTGAAAAAAACTTGGGAATTAAAAGAAGCAATATAAGATATCACTTGAAAGTGCTTCAATTTAACAACAAAATAACCCGATTTGAAAAAAGAAACTCTGTACTGCTTTTTAAAAATTCGTACAAATATACGGATACAGAAAAGAAAATTATTTTCTTCCTGCGAAATGACACAGGGAAATCCATTTTGATCTCCATTCTTCATGAACCGGGAATAACAAATCAGGATCTCACACACGCTTTTGATCTGGCTAAAAGCACCGTGCATTGGTATATTGATGATATGCACAATGAAGGCCTTGTAGATTTTGAGAACGAAGGAAAATACAAAAGATGCTTTATTAACCCGACAATCGAAGTGGACTTGGAAAATATCATATCGGAAGCCGCACCTATCATTTCAGCTAGTTAA
- a CDS encoding ABC transporter ATP-binding protein produces MENSQDISGVSKTGNENILEIRNLTKQFGKQGEIVAVDSLSLDVKKGEVFGFVGPNGAGKTTTMKMLIGLLEPTSGTGKVAGFDIVREIINIREVTGVLPEPAGFYDNLTARQNLRFYAKLYNIETGTREKRIVELLEMVGLNGAIDQKIGGFSTGMLKRFGLAQALINEPGILFLDEPTSGIDPKGAQMMRDLIKKLSRENDVTIFLSSHSMSEVEEICNRIAVIEKGKLLAVGTVEELQDMVREKEGVQYILEISDFPLQYAADKLNEIDGVFETRIRDGVLHVHADAGMRAEIAKSIKLMDGTVSRFEEDRMDLQKVFLKLIGS; encoded by the coding sequence ATGGAAAATTCACAGGATATATCCGGTGTCAGTAAAACAGGTAATGAAAATATTTTAGAAATCCGGAATCTTACCAAACAATTTGGCAAGCAAGGAGAGATTGTAGCGGTTGATTCACTTTCACTTGATGTCAAGAAGGGAGAAGTTTTTGGTTTCGTAGGACCAAATGGTGCAGGCAAGACAACAACCATGAAGATGCTGATCGGGCTGCTGGAACCCACAAGCGGTACCGGCAAGGTTGCGGGTTTTGACATTGTTAGGGAAATCATCAATATCCGGGAAGTTACAGGGGTACTCCCGGAACCGGCTGGATTTTATGATAATCTCACTGCCAGACAGAATCTGAGATTTTATGCAAAATTGTATAATATTGAAACAGGTACCCGGGAAAAGCGAATAGTTGAATTGTTGGAAATGGTGGGGCTTAATGGTGCCATAGACCAGAAAATAGGTGGCTTTTCAACTGGTATGCTTAAACGCTTTGGACTTGCCCAGGCATTGATCAATGAGCCCGGCATCCTATTTCTTGATGAGCCGACAAGCGGTATTGATCCGAAAGGGGCACAAATGATGCGTGACCTGATAAAGAAACTCAGCAGGGAAAATGATGTGACTATTTTCTTAAGTTCTCATTCAATGTCTGAGGTGGAAGAGATCTGCAACAGGATAGCGGTGATTGAGAAAGGTAAACTGCTGGCTGTGGGAACCGTAGAAGAGTTGCAGGATATGGTAAGAGAAAAAGAAGGAGTACAATATATTCTGGAAATATCAGATTTTCCTCTTCAGTATGCTGCTGATAAATTAAATGAGATCGATGGTGTCTTTGAAACGCGTATCAGAGATGGTGTGTTACATGTGCATGCAGACGCGGGGATGCGTGCCGAAATTGCAAAGAGCATCAAACTGATGGACGGGACCGTGTCCAGATTCGAGGAAGACCGGATGGATTTGCAGAAAGTATTTCTGAAACTGATAGGGAGTTGA
- a CDS encoding ABC transporter permease, which yields MKSRNVFVIAQKEVSDHLRDSGFLVLLATYTLIVFASTYMYGSMKHEASSLLLSSINVQMISLFGPLSGIVLGFDAVVRERKSGSLNVLLTHPVFRDNIIAGKLLGSMLVLAAIIVFSVFVSVGTLLIFYGVGIGQTELIRIAVFTILTFLYVSIFLGIAVLVSTMVKDATDSLTYNVVIWLFIGILFGAVLKAVVVILTGDTSNEGALITQLLSVSPLHHYAEAVLGKLDLSFGGFNSDPVIGGIFDTGYTLTRCLKEFWMNIVVLIVTPVVLFIAAFITFLRRDITL from the coding sequence ATGAAAAGCAGGAACGTATTTGTGATCGCACAGAAAGAAGTTTCCGATCATCTTCGGGATTCAGGGTTTTTGGTGTTGCTTGCAACATATACCTTGATAGTATTTGCCTCTACATACATGTACGGCTCCATGAAGCATGAGGCAAGCTCATTACTCCTGAGCAGCATCAATGTTCAAATGATATCCCTGTTTGGTCCGTTGAGCGGTATAGTGCTGGGTTTCGATGCGGTCGTCAGAGAGCGGAAGTCCGGGTCACTGAATGTGTTATTGACCCATCCGGTATTCAGGGATAACATTATCGCAGGAAAATTACTTGGATCAATGCTGGTTCTGGCTGCAATCATCGTGTTTTCGGTATTTGTGTCCGTGGGAACATTGCTGATCTTCTACGGGGTAGGGATAGGACAGACAGAACTGATCAGAATAGCGGTGTTCACTATTCTCACATTTCTCTATGTGTCGATATTTCTGGGAATTGCAGTTCTCGTCTCAACGATGGTCAAGGATGCCACCGATTCTCTGACCTATAACGTTGTTATATGGCTTTTTATCGGCATACTGTTTGGTGCAGTTCTCAAGGCCGTTGTTGTGATATTGACAGGTGATACATCGAACGAAGGGGCACTGATCACACAACTTTTGAGTGTGTCACCACTACATCACTACGCTGAGGCTGTACTGGGTAAATTGGATCTTAGTTTTGGCGGATTTAACAGTGACCCGGTCATCGGTGGTATTTTCGATACTGGCTATACCCTCACCCGATGCTTAAAAGAATTCTGGATGAATATTGTAGTGCTGATAGTTACCCCGGTTGTATTGTTCATTGCAGCCTTTATCACATTTCTCAGAAGGGACATTACTTTGTAA
- a CDS encoding ATP-binding protein: MNFLELSRQNPWWKNASEIFNDEKIKQFDASDIQWKPRLKYYFKFDCDKVYTLRGPRQVGKTTLCKTLIQDLLTENDPKSIFYYSCDLVSNEKELFDVIHQYMDWSSAFDLNRKYLFLDEISSVKNWEKGLKHLIDTAALKNTSIMLTGSHSIDIKKSIERLPGRRGESNETIDKILLPMKFAEFAESVSPEIKNLFKKHGLLRNSKRQEIIHGLFEGEIDPILNILQLYQDDINTLFDQYLMTGGIPRPVNEFFSNGTINNSTYEIYVRSLMGDLARWQIPEIAVKQILSSLFQKLTTNVSWQSLVNETDISSHNTISKYVQSLESSFVLNILYALDLNKKIPSFRKEKKIYPQDPFIFHSLRSWTSASVNYFESSLEYLSSPENKSKLVESVVQSHFVRFMYNTFPSDIFSPEEHLFYWRGKGGKEVDYVLKSKDNELLSIELKYQNKLQKSDYKGLSSFSKGIMLSKNDFESGNYLTIPVSLFLLLI; the protein is encoded by the coding sequence ATGAACTTTTTGGAACTATCCCGGCAGAATCCCTGGTGGAAAAATGCATCTGAAATATTTAATGATGAAAAAATAAAGCAATTCGATGCATCTGATATCCAGTGGAAACCACGCTTGAAATATTATTTTAAATTTGACTGTGATAAAGTCTATACTCTCCGTGGTCCAAGACAGGTAGGTAAAACAACATTATGCAAGACATTGATACAGGATCTACTGACAGAGAATGATCCAAAAAGCATTTTCTATTATAGTTGTGATCTGGTATCCAATGAAAAGGAATTATTTGATGTAATTCACCAATATATGGACTGGTCATCAGCTTTTGACCTTAATCGGAAATACCTCTTCCTTGATGAAATTTCCTCTGTCAAAAATTGGGAAAAAGGTTTAAAGCACTTGATAGATACAGCTGCTTTAAAAAATACTTCAATTATGCTAACAGGCTCTCACTCCATAGACATAAAAAAGAGTATTGAAAGGCTTCCAGGAAGAAGAGGTGAATCTAATGAGACCATTGACAAAATTCTTTTGCCAATGAAATTCGCTGAATTTGCTGAAAGCGTAAGTCCTGAAATAAAGAATTTATTTAAAAAACATGGTCTTCTCCGTAATTCTAAAAGGCAGGAAATAATTCACGGCCTATTTGAAGGAGAGATAGATCCTATTCTCAATATTTTACAACTTTATCAGGATGATATAAACACTCTATTTGACCAATATCTCATGACAGGAGGTATTCCAAGACCGGTAAATGAGTTCTTTTCTAATGGAACTATCAACAATAGTACCTATGAAATATATGTGCGCTCTCTTATGGGTGATCTTGCAAGATGGCAAATTCCGGAAATTGCCGTGAAGCAAATTCTAAGTTCTTTATTTCAAAAACTCACCACAAATGTAAGCTGGCAGAGCTTAGTTAATGAGACTGATATTTCCTCACATAATACAATATCTAAATATGTACAGAGTCTTGAAAGTTCATTCGTACTAAATATATTATATGCTCTTGACCTTAACAAGAAGATTCCAAGCTTTAGAAAAGAAAAAAAGATATATCCACAAGATCCATTTATTTTTCATTCCCTAAGATCATGGACTTCTGCTTCAGTAAATTATTTTGAATCCAGTCTTGAATATCTTTCTAGCCCGGAAAATAAAAGTAAACTAGTTGAATCTGTTGTCCAAAGCCATTTTGTTAGATTTATGTACAATACATTTCCAAGTGATATTTTTTCTCCTGAAGAGCATCTTTTCTATTGGAGAGGCAAAGGTGGAAAAGAAGTCGATTATGTATTAAAGTCAAAAGACAATGAATTGTTGTCTATTGAATTAAAATATCAAAATAAACTCCAAAAAAGTGACTATAAAGGTTTATCCTCATTTTCAAAGGGTATAATGCTCTCTAAAAATGACTTTGAGTCTGGCAATTATCTTACAATTCCCGTTTCTCTCTTCCTATTACTAATATGA
- a CDS encoding ABC transporter permease, whose product MKTNRNVFVIAQKEFADNMWSSRLIMLMLVFTVIVFSKSYVTIIGAESNIFRGLFIDVAQVIALFLPFMGIVLGFDAMTKERESGSLNVLLTHPLYRDNIIAGKTLGAMVTLALVVFLSIVTVVGTRLVASGAEFSSLMLNRLVIFTILTYLYLSIFMALGILGSIITKNATKSLIYNIAIWLVLCVAFGMIFTTTASIIAGHKPLDLTDNDNFLELNADIQKLSPTHHYAMAVSGVPSLSPLGVSSERPTVRGIFDTEHTLEQWWNELWTNVIILTITPVFLMIMAFMAFLRQDISKDMG is encoded by the coding sequence ATGAAAACAAATCGAAATGTGTTTGTGATAGCACAAAAAGAATTTGCGGATAATATGTGGAGTTCGAGGCTAATAATGCTGATGTTGGTGTTCACGGTGATTGTTTTTTCGAAAAGTTATGTTACTATAATTGGCGCAGAGAGCAACATATTCAGAGGGTTGTTTATTGATGTCGCCCAAGTTATTGCCCTCTTTCTGCCATTTATGGGAATTGTACTTGGTTTCGATGCAATGACCAAAGAGAGGGAAAGCGGTTCTCTGAATGTGCTTCTGACGCATCCGCTGTACAGGGATAACATAATTGCCGGAAAAACACTGGGAGCAATGGTTACATTAGCGCTGGTGGTATTTCTATCAATAGTCACAGTGGTAGGAACAAGACTTGTAGCATCGGGAGCTGAGTTTAGCTCACTGATGCTAAACCGATTGGTAATCTTTACAATCCTCACATACCTCTATTTATCCATATTCATGGCACTTGGTATACTTGGGTCGATCATTACAAAAAATGCAACAAAGTCACTAATATACAACATAGCTATCTGGCTTGTTTTATGTGTTGCATTTGGCATGATTTTCACTACCACTGCTTCCATTATAGCTGGTCATAAGCCTCTGGATCTGACTGACAATGATAACTTTTTAGAACTCAATGCAGACATTCAAAAATTATCACCAACCCACCATTATGCTATGGCGGTAAGCGGTGTGCCTAGTTTGAGTCCGTTAGGTGTTTCAAGTGAGAGACCGACTGTACGAGGGATCTTTGATACAGAACATACGCTGGAACAGTGGTGGAACGAACTCTGGACAAATGTCATAATCCTGACCATTACTCCTGTTTTCTTAATGATAATGGCATTTATGGCATTTTTGCGTCAGGATATATCAAAGGACATGGGGTGA